The Treponema sp. J25 genomic sequence CTACCCCCTTTCTGGCAAGAGGTAATCCAGAGGGGTGTACGAGATGGAGAAGGGAAGCGAGAAGTGACGCTCCCCACGAAAGAGGGAAATCGCACCTTCGATCTGACCGTTCGGACCCTACGGGATGGCAGGGACAAAACCTTAGGATACCTCTTCCTTTTTCACGATATTACGGAACTTCGAGCCTCAGAGCAGAAAGTGGCTCGCCTTCTGGAAGAAAAGAATCTACTCTTACAGGAAGTACATCACCGTATTAAAAATAACATGAGTGTTATTGCAAGCATCCTTTCTCTGCAGGCAGAAACCGTGCAAGAAAAGGGGGCCCGCCAGGCCTTGCTAGAGGCCCGTGGCCGGGTGCAAAGCATGATGCATCTGTATGAGCGCTTATATAGGAGCACCTCCTTTGATAACGTTTCGGTGTATGACTATCTTTCTCCCCTCATAGATAAACTGGTTCAGAGTTTCAATAAGAGTTCCCGTATCGTTATAGAAAAAATAATCGCCCCTGTGCAAATCTCGGCCCGTTTTCTCTTTTATATAGGGATCATCGTAAATGAATTGGTAACCAATGCGCTTAAATATGCCTTCCCCAATGATGAAACAGGAAAGATTCTGATTAAATGTACCCTGGAAGATAATATGCTTGATATACTTGTAGAAGATACGGGGGCCACTTTCCCCTCTAATGTAGAGGAAGTTCTCACTACGGGCTTTGGGTTACAGGTGGTTCGTCTGATGGCCCGCCAGATGGGTTGTCAGTTTTCGGTGGAACGAAGCGCCGAGTATACCCGTTGTCGGGTTACGGGTTTGCTTGGTGCCGTTTCAGAGTAGGTGTTTGTTAAGTTCCTGTTAAGATGGAAAAAGCAATCCAAAACAGTCCACATCCTGAGGAAACCTGCTTGCGGGAAATGACAAATC encodes the following:
- a CDS encoding histidine kinase N-terminal 7TM domain-containing protein, yielding MAGWTFIYGLSLMTSWFPLRLFLSIIMYIPTRLIAPVIFWFTLEYTGKDRWLKPSVMVLVFAIPVIAIIASLTSPWHHFFRYDFFLDTSGPFPILRYKAGILFVVSNIYSSTLIFISLILMLLTIRDRSLKPIATMLLIVGIFIPVIVEILFTLGITPIQGYNFAASTIIITGVSYLVAILRYRLFSFVPIARSRVMENISDLVVVIDTHGQLVDCNPPALHFIGLGSASFAGTPLELLPPFWQEVIQRGVRDGEGKREVTLPTKEGNRTFDLTVRTLRDGRDKTLGYLFLFHDITELRASEQKVARLLEEKNLLLQEVHHRIKNNMSVIASILSLQAETVQEKGARQALLEARGRVQSMMHLYERLYRSTSFDNVSVYDYLSPLIDKLVQSFNKSSRIVIEKIIAPVQISARFLFYIGIIVNELVTNALKYAFPNDETGKILIKCTLEDNMLDILVEDTGATFPSNVEEVLTTGFGLQVVRLMARQMGCQFSVERSAEYTRCRVTGLLGAVSE